The sequence ATACTCttggataaaaaaaactttatgGTAAATCAAGTAAATCACAGAGAATGATATGATTGAGCATATTACATAAACAattcaaaaacagtttcataCCATACGCTTTGTACAATTACCAATGATGGCTTGATGGAATGTTTTCAAGCTTGTATCGACCTTTTTAatagtaatttgtatatttttatgtctTACCTTTCTTAAGCTTTGTAACCTTTCATTAGGAATCATTCTTAAACATTTTAGCCTTAATGTCTGTACTCTTTTAGTCAGTGTATTCCTATGAATATGAgattttaaatttgtgtttggttgcaaaataaagataataataaGTAGAAATAAAAATGGTTCTTTCAGATAATGTATTACATCATTACCAAATATATGAGTTCAAAGGTTAGAACTTTGCCTGTAACTATTTATACACCATGATGATATCAGGATTTAGCCAGCATCTAAATGTTTAAATGACAAACATATTTATcaagaataaaatgaaaaaacaaacacagaacaTTCCAGACATACTACACAATAGCCCATCCTTGGTTTTAAGATATACACATATCTCTGAATCAATGGCTTACATTTTTTCATATCCAATGACAACCAAACACTGATCAATAAATTCCTgattgacctctgaccccaaTGTCCTGCGTTTCTGGTGGTTTAGATGAAAGTATTATTCGCTATTACACAGTCCTCGTGAGAATTTTAGAATATGTAGTACAAGTGCTGAACAGAAGTTGTTATTGCCTGTACCTAAACCACATTCTTTCTATAACATACCAGTCTACCTTCTTGACAATGGTTGCTTTGTAACAACCCAAATATTCTCCCTGGATGTTACTTGAGGCAGTAGAGAATACCTGTACACAACAATGTTGTTGACTCCACAACTGCTTGGTTTGTAAGAACTTAATATTTACAACCATACTCACCATTATTACACTGTTTTTTATAACCATGGTCGAGTGCTGTTCCCATTTCCCAGCAACTATTTCACAAACAATATTCCTCCTAGAGCCACTGCCtttaacatttgtttatattttgataaaatgaaaatgttacatgACATGGGATTCTCAGATATAAGTCCCTTTGaatcaaaatataattacagAACAAAGAAGAAGTTATATGCTAGTGAAATGAGTGTAGGTGGTCAGGCATGACTTCTTTATCGTAGAACAGGCCCTGTAGTAAAAGCTGTAACTTTAACAACAATCTATAAATAAATCCCATCACATCTATGAATAGCACCCTCACAATCGCCTTATTATGCAATATGCAAAACGTACGCGACATTAGGCCCAGGCCCAGATTATATATAGCGCCCTCAGGCGGCATTATTATCTGTATTGAACTATTGATTGATAACAATGCCGCCTGAGGGCGCTATATATGAATCTGGGGTTAGTTTGTTTTAAATGCTCTCCTCATCAGATCTCAAATGATTATGCTTTTTTAAGTTGTCTGATTTCTAAAATGATAtacaattattgttttcataaaagTAATGTCAGACATACATTTGACTttaaacctacactagctgTGACTGGGGGTATTACATGTACgttttcaatcaatcaaacaaccaacaatatgATTAGACATTGTGTATATTAATTACAGTTCCgtaattgatttttgggtgtgaaccaaaaatcaatttatttggATATGCTACACCATACTATGCATACAGCTTCACAATTACATATATCCACAGATGATTCCATACTAtgcagggtgtacgatattacaagttattctatcaaacaaaactttttaaaaaaagttctAGTTAAAAGAATTATCATTCAGTAATTTGTTTAAgcagccatatggatgacaaatgggtattcattttgtatttttaagtaAGACAACTCTttatactttaaaaaataatgtcaaacaacatattatatgaaatctTTGTCACTCAAAAGGTTGCAAGACGTCAAagaatgtttaaaatatttgtttttgtacatgcaataacaaactttttacacacttctgctttttgaaatttattgagttacaaatacagatttGGTCAATGTTTCACATTCTTTTTTCAAGAAGGAAAACATAGTAGAATTgtcttaagaattaaaaatccaaaataactataTTTGTCATCTATACGGCCACTTTACAAGGTGGAGATAACATGAATAAAATGTAACTACACATGGCTGTATATATCAAATACTTATAACTGTACTATTATCAAATTAAGTCTATCAGACAGTTGTCAATGATGATTTGATTCATAATTATgctttgatttatttcaataattcagTTAAGCTGTGGATTTTACAAAAATCTCAGATACGAAAAAAGAGAGCACTTTCAAAATGGCAGCATCTCATCATGGTGGAATGGTTCTGCATTTACAAGTATGGTTTTCAAACCAAAATAACTTCTAGATTTACCTTTGGCATTGATGATTTATTGACAAATAAAGCTTGATTTCTGGAGGATTTGACAGTTGTCTTCGAACATTTGAAAGAATTTTGACTCAAATGAAAGATTACAAAGTGAAAACAGTTAGTGTAGTGCCCATGGTGATGAATCTATGACTCTACACTTTAACAAACAGTTAGTATAGTGCCCATGGTGATGAATCTATGACTCTACACTTTAACAAACAGTTAGTGTAGTGCCCATGGTGATGAATCTATGACTCTACACTTTAACAAACAGTTAGTGTAGTGCCCATGGTGATGAATCTATGACTCTACACTTTAACAAACAGTTAGTGTAGTGCCCATGGTGATGAATCTATGACTCTACACTTTAACAAACAGTTAGTGTAGTGCCCATGGTGATGAATCTATGACTCTACACTTTAACAAACAGTTAGTGTAGTGCCCATGGTGATGAATCTATGACTCTACACTTTAACAAACAGTTAGTGTAGTGCCCATGGTGATGAATCTATGACTCTACACTTTAACAAACAGTTAGTGTAGTGCCCATGGTGATGAATCTATGACTCTACACTTTAACAAACAGTTAGTGTAGTGCCCATGGTGATGAATCTATGACTCTACACTTTAACAAACAGTTAGTATAGTGCCCATGGTGATGAATCTATGACTCTACACTTTAACAAACAGTTAGTGTAGTGCCCATGGTGATGAATCTATGACTCTACACTTTAACAAACAGTTAGTGTAGTGCCCATGGTGATGAATCTATGACTCTACACTTTAACAAACAGTTAGTATAGTGCCCATGGTGATGAATCTATGACTCTACACTTTAACAAACAGTTAGTGTAGTGCCCATGGTGATGAATCTATGACTCTACACTTTAACAAACAGTTAGTGTAGTGTCCATGGTGATGAATCTATGACTCTACACTTTAACAAACAGTTAGTGTAGTGCCCATGGTGATGAATCTATGACTCTACACTTTAACAAACAGTTAGTGTAGTGCCCATGGTGATGAATCTATGACTCTACACTTTAACAAACAGTTAGTGTAGTGCCCATGGTGATGAATCTATGACTCTACACTTTAACAAACAGTTAGTGTAGTGCCCATGGTGATGAATCTATGACTCTACACTTTAACAAACAGTTAGTGTAGTGCCCATGGTGATGAATCTATGACTCTACACTTTAACAAACAGTTAGTATAGTGCCCATGGTGATGAATCTATGACTCTACACTTTAACAAACAGTTAGTGTAGTGCCCATGGTGATGAATCTATGACTCTACACTTTAACAAACAGTTAGTGTAGTGCCCATGGTGATGAATCTATGACTCTACACTTTAACAAACAGTTAGTGTAGTGCCCATGGTGATGAATCTATGACTCTACACTTTAACAAACAGTTAGTATAGTGCCCATGGTGATGAATCTATGACTCTACACTTTAACAAACAGTTAGTGTAGTGCCCATGGTGATGAATCTATGACTCTACACTTTAACAAACAGTTAGTGTAGTGCCCATGGTGATGAATCTATGACTCTACACTTTAACAAACAGTTAGTGTAGTGCCCATGGTGATGAATCTATGACTCTACACTTTAACAAACAGTTAGTATAGTGCCCATGGTGATGAATCTATGACTCTACACTTTAACAAACAGTTAGTATAGTGCCCATGGTGATGAATCTATGACTCTACACTTTAACAAACAGTTAGTGTAGTGCCCATGGTGATGAATCTATGACTCTACACTTTAACAAACAGGAAAGGTTTGTAACCACGACAACCGAAgtacataaataaaaacaatgatgAAATCTTTGCTGACAGTCTCCAAAGTCTTGGCATGCTATGATTTGTCTTCATCGGGTTTTGCATAATGTCTGTATTCTGGTTTCAATTCCCACATATTCTTATGTGGTGCCTTCATGTTGTATATTCCAATCTccttcaagatttctttcaagtatgtctgaaaaagaagaaaaacttAGATTCATTGACTGCACTAGTGCAGTACTGAAAATAAAGTCTATAAATGAAATGATTCATGGATTTACTTGAACAAGTTGAATCACTGTAATGAGTTGAAGACTACTGTGTGATTTAAATATTCACTGACCGtatcaataaatcaaattagcagatatatattttgatgtctcATCAAAACTTTGTAGATTGTAAAAGTAGAACTGAGGATTACTAAATAGATATAAACAGGATATTAGGAGAGCAACACTGATTATTATAGTAACTTTGATGCAACTCAAATGTGTGtcagacacatatatacacaagtgATGTCTTCCTTTCTCACTTTAACTGAATGTAGTGCTCTGTAAGTGTCCCTTTATCTGAAAAATGCCTGATTTGGTGACATTTTGAGTATTATGTCAAGTTAGATTCCACagaaattaataaataatatattttaacatttctttTTATCTCTATGaaatgtaaagcattgacaacTTAAAACTTAGAACAAGTGGAGGAAATATACGGTCACAGTTTGTGATGTCCAAAATGGTGATAGGCAATCCAAGAATGTTTCCCATGATCCTAACAATACCTGATATACTATGACATCACCCTTAGTTGAAATATGACCCTTAAGTGACCAATAACTTTTAATCATTCTGACACCTACAATAGGTATCTGTATGTCTCTAATGTTGTAGTATTGGTGAAAGCAATGAATAACCTATCCATTACATTATCTTCACTTGAACTATGACTGTGTGACCTATGACCCTTAAGTGACCAATCACTTTTAATCATTCTGACACCTACAATAGGTATCTGTATGTCTCTAATGTTGTAGTATTGGTGAAAGCAATGAATAACCTATCCATCACATCATCTTCACTTGAACTATGACTGTGTGACCTATAACCCCTGCATAACCTATGACCCCTAATAATACTATGATACTTACAATAGGTTGTTCTGTCAGTATCTGCAAATCTCTGATGTTATAATATTGGTGTTTCTCAAAGGCATTGAACAACATATCCATCACATCGATCTTTTCTTTACGAGATCTCTTCTCAACACCTTTCTTCTTCTTGTCAAAATCAATCTGTCAAAAAACAGGCAAGCAAAGCGTGTCAAATCAATGAATGTTATCATGGTTAAATTACAGCCTTCTGAAATTTTCCGCAATTATCTTTAAAGTGCACTTTGAAAAAAGCATTAAACATTACCGGTAGGTGTGAAAACAATtttgtctgacaaagctatagaaaaaattggcccagaacaaaagaatgaactTATGTACTCCTCATGGCTcataggtagacagacagacagacagacagacagacagacagacagacagactgcaagacagagacagacagacagacagagagagagagacagactgcaagacagacggacagacagacagacagacagacagacagacagacagacagacaaaacccATTCCTACAGCCCCCTTCAGGTCCTACCAATCAGTGAGGACTAATTATGAAAAAATCTTCATCCCATTCTTCATTTCTAATTGCTAACCCTCAAATAATCTGAGCAGGAAAGTTAAAAATGGGATGAAATAGTGACTGGTGTTATACCACTCAGACAAACTGGCAGTTATAGTATACTTACATTACTTTTATCTGGTGTTATACCACTCAGACAAACTGACAGTTATAGTATACTTACATTACTTTTATCTGGTGTTATACCACTCAGACAAACTGGCAGTTATAGTATACTTACATTACTTTTATCTGGTGTTATACCATTCAGACAAACTGGCAGTTATAGTATACTTACATTACTTTTATCTGGTGTTATACCACTCAGACAAACTGGCAGTTATAGTATACTTACATTACTTTTATCTGGTGTTATACCATTCAGACAAACTGGCAGTTATAGTATACTTACATTACTTTTATCTGGTGTTATACCACTCAGACAAACTGACAGTTATAGTATACTTACATTACTTTTATCTGGTGTTATACCATTCAGACAAACTGGCAGTTATAGTATACTTACATTACTTTTATCTGGTGTTATACCACTCAGACAAACTGGCAGTTATAGTATACTTACATTACTTTTATCTGGTGTTATACCACTCAGACAAACTGACAGTTATAGTATACTTACATTACTTTTATCTGGTGTTATACCACTCAGACAAACTGACAGTTATAGTATACTTACATTACTTTTATCTGGTGTTATACCACTCAGACAAACTGGCAGTTATAGTATACTTACATTACTTTTATCTGGTGTTATACCATTCAGACAAACTGGCAGTTATAGTATACTTACATTACTTTTATCTGGTGTTATACCACTCAGACAAACTGGCAGTTATAGTATACTTACATTACTTTTATCTGGTGTTATACCACTCAGACAAACTGGCAGTTATAGTATACTTACATTACTTTTATCTGGTGTTATACCACTCAGACAAACTGGCAGTTATAGTATACTTACATTACTTTTATCTGGTGTTATACCACTCAGACAAACTGGCAGTTATAGTATACTTACATTACTTTTATGATCTTTGACAGGTTTGTATGATGTTGTCACTGCTCTGTCTAACTGTTGAACAGATCTTGTTGGCTTGTGTGCCAACTCTATGGAGGTCCTACATATATGACAAATACCACATCATTATTGTCCAAACTCTATACAGGTcctacacatacattgtatgacaaATACCACATCATTATTGTCCAAACTCTATACAGGTcctacacatacattgtatgacaaATACCACATCATTATTGTCCAAACTCTATACAGGTcctacacatacattgtatgacaaATACCACATCATTATTGTCCAAACTCTACAGAAGTcctacacatacattgtatgacaaATATCACATCATTATTGTCCAAACTCTATACAGGTCCTACATATATGACAATGTGTAGTTGCTTACATACTAAAAGTGATgacaaatttcaactttttaacACTAGAGTTGAGAATACAAACAATACTTACTTTTTCAATCGAAGAAAACTGTCTGTTCTGAAAGGTCTGCATTCTGCCCTTTGAATAACTTTGCCTTCTAGTGTAACCTTTGCTGAATAAGGAAAGAAATGGAATGGATTTTTCCTATTGTCAGGATTCTCCCCAGGCCATTACAGAGTATTGGGTTCCAGCCAAGACAAAATTATAGATGGGAACCACTGCTCTACAAAGGCCCAATAAATTATAGGATGgaacacactacatgtatcctATAAAGGCCTGGAGAGAACCTTGTAAATTATAGGATGgtaccaactacattgtattctaTAATGACCTAGGGACCTGAACATCATTGGGACTAAGGGTGGAatccactactctataaaggcctggtAAGAACCCTGTAAATCATAcagtggaacccactactctataaaggcctggaGAGAACCCTgtaaatcatagggtggaacacactactctataaaggcc comes from Glandiceps talaboti chromosome 11, keGlaTala1.1, whole genome shotgun sequence and encodes:
- the LOC144442511 gene encoding general transcription factor IIF subunit 2-like; amino-acid sequence: MSDKNDLDLSTASTGVWLVKVPKFVAEKWNKAEGRDREVGKLRISKGGPRREVTFLLNEQIARKKEGEADVPTEYKFNLSTTVNQTISIFSETPVESTSGRPEGETSSTSTNTKVTLEGKVIQRAECRPFRTDSFLRLKKTSIELAHKPTRSVQQLDRAVTTSYKPVKDHKSNIDFDKKKKGVEKRSRKEKIDVMDMLFNAFEKHQYYNIRDLQILTEQPITYLKEILKEIGIYNMKAPHKNMWELKPEYRHYAKPDEDKS